The proteins below are encoded in one region of Candidatus Woesearchaeota archaeon:
- a CDS encoding 50S ribosomal protein L35ae, with amino-acid sequence MDATIVNYRMGRHVQTGNQMIIVMKDCTDKETAQKMVGKTVVWKTSAGKEIKGEVRAAHGNKGALRVLFEKGMPGQAVGTRVEIK; translated from the coding sequence ATGGATGCAACTATTGTAAATTACAGAATGGGTAGGCATGTCCAAACGGGCAATCAGATGATTATCGTAATGAAGGATTGCACTGACAAGGAAACCGCTCAAAAAATGGTTGGTAAAACTGTTGTGTGGAAAACCTCTGCAGGTAAAGAGATCAAGGGTGAGGTGCGTGCTGCTCATGGAAACAAAGGAGCGTTGCGCGTGCTTTTTGAAAAAGGGATGCCTGGCCAGGCTGTTGGTACTCGGGTTGAGATTAAGTAA